In Nasonia vitripennis strain AsymCx chromosome 2, Nvit_psr_1.1, whole genome shotgun sequence, a genomic segment contains:
- the LOC100119488 gene encoding ELAV-like protein 3 isoform X9 — protein MIASRGESEISTSRRNCAMMANGMDTVVQQNGGSNLGQSSQEESKTNLIVNYLPQTMTQEEIRSLFSSIGEVESCKLIRDKLTGLNSQSLGYGFVNYHRPEDAEKAINTLNGLRLQNKTIKVSYARPSSEAIKGANLYVSGLPKNMTQQDLENLFSPYGRIITSRILCDNITVRQFVTGGGDNLPGLSKGVGFIRFDQRVEAERAIQELNGTIPKGSTEPITVKFANNPSNNNKAIPPLAAYLTPQATRRFGGPIHHPTGRFSTGKAMLAINKGLQSSPLAGDLLANSMLPGNAMNGSGWCIFVYNLAPETEENVLWQLFGPFGAVQSVKVIRDLQTNKCKGFGFVTMTNYEEAVVAIQSLNGYTLGNRVLQVSFKTNKSKAA, from the exons ATTTC AACTTCGCGGCGTAATTGTGCAATGATGGCGAACGGTATGGATACAGTAGTCCAGCAAAACGGCGGCTCGAACCTGGGCCAGAGCTCGCAGGAGGAGTCCAAGACGAACCTGATCGTCAACTACCTGCCGCAGACGATGACGCAGGAGGAGATCAGGTCGCTATTCTCCAGCATCGGCGAGGTCGAGAGCTGCAAGCTCATACGCGACAAGCTCACTG GTCTGAACA GTCAGAGCTTGGGCTATGGCTTCGTCAACTATCATCGGCCCGAAGATGCCGAGAAGGCCATCAATACCCTTAATGGTCTTCGcttgcaaaataaaactatcAAG GTATCGTACGCGAGACCGAGCAGCGAAGCGATAAAGGGCGCAAACCTCTACGTTAGCGGTTTACCCAAGAACATGACGCAGCAGGATCTTGAGAACCTCTTCAGCCCTTACGGCAGGATCATTACCTCCCGCATACTCTGCGACAACATAACCG TACGACAATTTGTGACTGGCGGCGGAGACAATTTGCCGG GTCTGTCGAAGGGAGTCGGCTTCATCAGGTTCGACCAGCGCGTCGAGGCCGAGCGAGCGATCCAGGAGTTGAACGGCACGATTCCCAAGGGCTCGACCGAGCCCATCACCGTCAAGTTTGCCAACAACCcgagcaacaacaacaaggCGATACCGCCCCTGGCAGCGTACCTCACGCCCCAAGCGACTCGGCGCTTCGGCGGCCCGATCCACCATCCGACCGGCCGCTTCAG CACTGGCAAGGCAATGCTTGCCATTAACAAAGGCTTACAGAG TAG CCCTCTGGCGGGAGACCTGCTGGCAAATTCGATGCTGCCCGGGAACGCGATGAACGGCTCCGGCTGGTGCATCTTCGTGTACAACCTGGCCCCGGAGACCGAGGAGAACGTGCTCTGGCAGCTGTTCGGCCCGTTCGGCGCCGTGCAGTCGGTCAAGGTGATCCGCGACCTGCAGACCAACAAGTGCAAGGGCTTCGGCTTCGTCACGATGACCAACTACGAGGAGGCGGTCGTGGCCATCCAGAGCCTGAACGGCTACACCCTCGGCAACCGCGTGCTCCAGGTCAGCTTCAAGACGAACAAGAGCAAGGCCGCGTAG
- the LOC100119488 gene encoding ELAV-like protein 1 isoform X3: MIASRGESEISTSRRNCAMMANGMDTVVQQNGGSNLGQSSQEESKTNLIVNYLPQTMTQEEIRSLFSSIGEVESCKLIRDKLTGLNSQSLGYGFVNYHRPEDAEKAINTLNGLRLQNKTIKVSYARPSSEAIKGANLYVSGLPKNMTQQDLENLFSPYGRIITSRILCDNITVRQFVTGGGDNLPGLSKGVGFIRFDQRVEAERAIQELNGTIPKGSTEPITVKFANNPSNNNKAIPPLAAYLTPQATRRFGGPIHHPTGRFRYIPLSPLSSTGKAMLAINKGLQSSPLAGDLLANSMLPGNAMNGSGWCIFVYNLAPETEENVLWQLFGPFGAVQSVKVIRDLQTNKCKGFGFVTMTNYEEAVVAIQSLNGYTLGNRVLQVSFKTNKSKAA, encoded by the exons ATTTC AACTTCGCGGCGTAATTGTGCAATGATGGCGAACGGTATGGATACAGTAGTCCAGCAAAACGGCGGCTCGAACCTGGGCCAGAGCTCGCAGGAGGAGTCCAAGACGAACCTGATCGTCAACTACCTGCCGCAGACGATGACGCAGGAGGAGATCAGGTCGCTATTCTCCAGCATCGGCGAGGTCGAGAGCTGCAAGCTCATACGCGACAAGCTCACTG GTCTGAACA GTCAGAGCTTGGGCTATGGCTTCGTCAACTATCATCGGCCCGAAGATGCCGAGAAGGCCATCAATACCCTTAATGGTCTTCGcttgcaaaataaaactatcAAG GTATCGTACGCGAGACCGAGCAGCGAAGCGATAAAGGGCGCAAACCTCTACGTTAGCGGTTTACCCAAGAACATGACGCAGCAGGATCTTGAGAACCTCTTCAGCCCTTACGGCAGGATCATTACCTCCCGCATACTCTGCGACAACATAACCG TACGACAATTTGTGACTGGCGGCGGAGACAATTTGCCGG GTCTGTCGAAGGGAGTCGGCTTCATCAGGTTCGACCAGCGCGTCGAGGCCGAGCGAGCGATCCAGGAGTTGAACGGCACGATTCCCAAGGGCTCGACCGAGCCCATCACCGTCAAGTTTGCCAACAACCcgagcaacaacaacaaggCGATACCGCCCCTGGCAGCGTACCTCACGCCCCAAGCGACTCGGCGCTTCGGCGGCCCGATCCACCATCCGACCGGCCGCTTCAGGTACATTCCACTGTCGCCACTATCCAG CACTGGCAAGGCAATGCTTGCCATTAACAAAGGCTTACAGAG TAG CCCTCTGGCGGGAGACCTGCTGGCAAATTCGATGCTGCCCGGGAACGCGATGAACGGCTCCGGCTGGTGCATCTTCGTGTACAACCTGGCCCCGGAGACCGAGGAGAACGTGCTCTGGCAGCTGTTCGGCCCGTTCGGCGCCGTGCAGTCGGTCAAGGTGATCCGCGACCTGCAGACCAACAAGTGCAAGGGCTTCGGCTTCGTCACGATGACCAACTACGAGGAGGCGGTCGTGGCCATCCAGAGCCTGAACGGCTACACCCTCGGCAACCGCGTGCTCCAGGTCAGCTTCAAGACGAACAAGAGCAAGGCCGCGTAG
- the LOC100119488 gene encoding ELAV-like protein 3 isoform X8: protein MIASRGESEISTSRRNCAMMANGMDTVVQQNGGSNLGQSSQEESKTNLIVNYLPQTMTQEEIRSLFSSIGEVESCKLIRDKLTGLNSQSLGYGFVNYHRPEDAEKAINTLNGLRLQNKTIKVSYARPSSEAIKGANLYVSGLPKNMTQQDLENLFSPYGRIITSRILCDNITVRQFVTGGGDNLPGLSKGVGFIRFDQRVEAERAIQELNGTIPKGSTEPITVKFANNPSNNNKAIPPLAAYLTPQATRRFGGPIHHPTGRFSTGKAMLAINKGLQRYSPLAGDLLANSMLPGNAMNGSGWCIFVYNLAPETEENVLWQLFGPFGAVQSVKVIRDLQTNKCKGFGFVTMTNYEEAVVAIQSLNGYTLGNRVLQVSFKTNKSKAA, encoded by the exons ATTTC AACTTCGCGGCGTAATTGTGCAATGATGGCGAACGGTATGGATACAGTAGTCCAGCAAAACGGCGGCTCGAACCTGGGCCAGAGCTCGCAGGAGGAGTCCAAGACGAACCTGATCGTCAACTACCTGCCGCAGACGATGACGCAGGAGGAGATCAGGTCGCTATTCTCCAGCATCGGCGAGGTCGAGAGCTGCAAGCTCATACGCGACAAGCTCACTG GTCTGAACA GTCAGAGCTTGGGCTATGGCTTCGTCAACTATCATCGGCCCGAAGATGCCGAGAAGGCCATCAATACCCTTAATGGTCTTCGcttgcaaaataaaactatcAAG GTATCGTACGCGAGACCGAGCAGCGAAGCGATAAAGGGCGCAAACCTCTACGTTAGCGGTTTACCCAAGAACATGACGCAGCAGGATCTTGAGAACCTCTTCAGCCCTTACGGCAGGATCATTACCTCCCGCATACTCTGCGACAACATAACCG TACGACAATTTGTGACTGGCGGCGGAGACAATTTGCCGG GTCTGTCGAAGGGAGTCGGCTTCATCAGGTTCGACCAGCGCGTCGAGGCCGAGCGAGCGATCCAGGAGTTGAACGGCACGATTCCCAAGGGCTCGACCGAGCCCATCACCGTCAAGTTTGCCAACAACCcgagcaacaacaacaaggCGATACCGCCCCTGGCAGCGTACCTCACGCCCCAAGCGACTCGGCGCTTCGGCGGCCCGATCCACCATCCGACCGGCCGCTTCAG CACTGGCAAGGCAATGCTTGCCATTAACAAAGGCTTACAGAG GTACAGCCCTCTGGCGGGAGACCTGCTGGCAAATTCGATGCTGCCCGGGAACGCGATGAACGGCTCCGGCTGGTGCATCTTCGTGTACAACCTGGCCCCGGAGACCGAGGAGAACGTGCTCTGGCAGCTGTTCGGCCCGTTCGGCGCCGTGCAGTCGGTCAAGGTGATCCGCGACCTGCAGACCAACAAGTGCAAGGGCTTCGGCTTCGTCACGATGACCAACTACGAGGAGGCGGTCGTGGCCATCCAGAGCCTGAACGGCTACACCCTCGGCAACCGCGTGCTCCAGGTCAGCTTCAAGACGAACAAGAGCAAGGCCGCGTAG
- the LOC100119488 gene encoding ELAV-like protein 1 isoform X25 produces MIASRGESEISTSRRNCAMMANGMDTVVQQNGGSNLGQSSQEESKTNLIVNYLPQTMTQEEIRSLFSSIGEVESCKLIRDKLTGQSLGYGFVNYHRPEDAEKAINTLNGLRLQNKTIKVSYARPSSEAIKGANLYVSGLPKNMTQQDLENLFSPYGRIITSRILCDNITVRQFVTGGGDNLPGLSKGVGFIRFDQRVEAERAIQELNGTIPKGSTEPITVKFANNPSNNNKAIPPLAAYLTPQATRRFGGPIHHPTGRFRYSPLAGDLLANSMLPGNAMNGSGWCIFVYNLAPETEENVLWQLFGPFGAVQSVKVIRDLQTNKCKGFGFVTMTNYEEAVVAIQSLNGYTLGNRVLQVSFKTNKSKAA; encoded by the exons ATTTC AACTTCGCGGCGTAATTGTGCAATGATGGCGAACGGTATGGATACAGTAGTCCAGCAAAACGGCGGCTCGAACCTGGGCCAGAGCTCGCAGGAGGAGTCCAAGACGAACCTGATCGTCAACTACCTGCCGCAGACGATGACGCAGGAGGAGATCAGGTCGCTATTCTCCAGCATCGGCGAGGTCGAGAGCTGCAAGCTCATACGCGACAAGCTCACTG GTCAGAGCTTGGGCTATGGCTTCGTCAACTATCATCGGCCCGAAGATGCCGAGAAGGCCATCAATACCCTTAATGGTCTTCGcttgcaaaataaaactatcAAG GTATCGTACGCGAGACCGAGCAGCGAAGCGATAAAGGGCGCAAACCTCTACGTTAGCGGTTTACCCAAGAACATGACGCAGCAGGATCTTGAGAACCTCTTCAGCCCTTACGGCAGGATCATTACCTCCCGCATACTCTGCGACAACATAACCG TACGACAATTTGTGACTGGCGGCGGAGACAATTTGCCGG GTCTGTCGAAGGGAGTCGGCTTCATCAGGTTCGACCAGCGCGTCGAGGCCGAGCGAGCGATCCAGGAGTTGAACGGCACGATTCCCAAGGGCTCGACCGAGCCCATCACCGTCAAGTTTGCCAACAACCcgagcaacaacaacaaggCGATACCGCCCCTGGCAGCGTACCTCACGCCCCAAGCGACTCGGCGCTTCGGCGGCCCGATCCACCATCCGACCGGCCGCTTCAG GTACAGCCCTCTGGCGGGAGACCTGCTGGCAAATTCGATGCTGCCCGGGAACGCGATGAACGGCTCCGGCTGGTGCATCTTCGTGTACAACCTGGCCCCGGAGACCGAGGAGAACGTGCTCTGGCAGCTGTTCGGCCCGTTCGGCGCCGTGCAGTCGGTCAAGGTGATCCGCGACCTGCAGACCAACAAGTGCAAGGGCTTCGGCTTCGTCACGATGACCAACTACGAGGAGGCGGTCGTGGCCATCCAGAGCCTGAACGGCTACACCCTCGGCAACCGCGTGCTCCAGGTCAGCTTCAAGACGAACAAGAGCAAGGCCGCGTAG
- the LOC100119488 gene encoding ELAV-like protein 2 isoform X15 has product MIASRGESEISTSRRNCAMMANGMDTVVQQNGGSNLGQSSQEESKTNLIVNYLPQTMTQEEIRSLFSSIGEVESCKLIRDKLTGQSLGYGFVNYHRPEDAEKAINTLNGLRLQNKTIKVSYARPSSEAIKGANLYVSGLPKNMTQQDLENLFSPYGRIITSRILCDNITGLSKGVGFIRFDQRVEAERAIQELNGTIPKGSTEPITVKFANNPSNNNKAIPPLAAYLTPQATRRFGGPIHHPTGRFRYIPLSPLSSTGKAMLAINKGLQSRYSPLAGDLLANSMLPGNAMNGSGWCIFVYNLAPETEENVLWQLFGPFGAVQSVKVIRDLQTNKCKGFGFVTMTNYEEAVVAIQSLNGYTLGNRVLQVSFKTNKSKAA; this is encoded by the exons ATTTC AACTTCGCGGCGTAATTGTGCAATGATGGCGAACGGTATGGATACAGTAGTCCAGCAAAACGGCGGCTCGAACCTGGGCCAGAGCTCGCAGGAGGAGTCCAAGACGAACCTGATCGTCAACTACCTGCCGCAGACGATGACGCAGGAGGAGATCAGGTCGCTATTCTCCAGCATCGGCGAGGTCGAGAGCTGCAAGCTCATACGCGACAAGCTCACTG GTCAGAGCTTGGGCTATGGCTTCGTCAACTATCATCGGCCCGAAGATGCCGAGAAGGCCATCAATACCCTTAATGGTCTTCGcttgcaaaataaaactatcAAG GTATCGTACGCGAGACCGAGCAGCGAAGCGATAAAGGGCGCAAACCTCTACGTTAGCGGTTTACCCAAGAACATGACGCAGCAGGATCTTGAGAACCTCTTCAGCCCTTACGGCAGGATCATTACCTCCCGCATACTCTGCGACAACATAACCG GTCTGTCGAAGGGAGTCGGCTTCATCAGGTTCGACCAGCGCGTCGAGGCCGAGCGAGCGATCCAGGAGTTGAACGGCACGATTCCCAAGGGCTCGACCGAGCCCATCACCGTCAAGTTTGCCAACAACCcgagcaacaacaacaaggCGATACCGCCCCTGGCAGCGTACCTCACGCCCCAAGCGACTCGGCGCTTCGGCGGCCCGATCCACCATCCGACCGGCCGCTTCAGGTACATTCCACTGTCGCCACTATCCAG CACTGGCAAGGCAATGCTTGCCATTAACAAAGGCTTACAGAG TAG GTACAGCCCTCTGGCGGGAGACCTGCTGGCAAATTCGATGCTGCCCGGGAACGCGATGAACGGCTCCGGCTGGTGCATCTTCGTGTACAACCTGGCCCCGGAGACCGAGGAGAACGTGCTCTGGCAGCTGTTCGGCCCGTTCGGCGCCGTGCAGTCGGTCAAGGTGATCCGCGACCTGCAGACCAACAAGTGCAAGGGCTTCGGCTTCGTCACGATGACCAACTACGAGGAGGCGGTCGTGGCCATCCAGAGCCTGAACGGCTACACCCTCGGCAACCGCGTGCTCCAGGTCAGCTTCAAGACGAACAAGAGCAAGGCCGCGTAG
- the LOC100119488 gene encoding ELAV-like protein 3 isoform X2, whose translation MIASRGESEISTSRRNCAMMANGMDTVVQQNGGSNLGQSSQEESKTNLIVNYLPQTMTQEEIRSLFSSIGEVESCKLIRDKLTGLNSQSLGYGFVNYHRPEDAEKAINTLNGLRLQNKTIKVSYARPSSEAIKGANLYVSGLPKNMTQQDLENLFSPYGRIITSRILCDNITVRQFVTGGGDNLPGLSKGVGFIRFDQRVEAERAIQELNGTIPKGSTEPITVKFANNPSNNNKAIPPLAAYLTPQATRRFGGPIHHPTGRFRYIPLSPLSSTGKAMLAINKGLQRYSPLAGDLLANSMLPGNAMNGSGWCIFVYNLAPETEENVLWQLFGPFGAVQSVKVIRDLQTNKCKGFGFVTMTNYEEAVVAIQSLNGYTLGNRVLQVSFKTNKSKAA comes from the exons ATTTC AACTTCGCGGCGTAATTGTGCAATGATGGCGAACGGTATGGATACAGTAGTCCAGCAAAACGGCGGCTCGAACCTGGGCCAGAGCTCGCAGGAGGAGTCCAAGACGAACCTGATCGTCAACTACCTGCCGCAGACGATGACGCAGGAGGAGATCAGGTCGCTATTCTCCAGCATCGGCGAGGTCGAGAGCTGCAAGCTCATACGCGACAAGCTCACTG GTCTGAACA GTCAGAGCTTGGGCTATGGCTTCGTCAACTATCATCGGCCCGAAGATGCCGAGAAGGCCATCAATACCCTTAATGGTCTTCGcttgcaaaataaaactatcAAG GTATCGTACGCGAGACCGAGCAGCGAAGCGATAAAGGGCGCAAACCTCTACGTTAGCGGTTTACCCAAGAACATGACGCAGCAGGATCTTGAGAACCTCTTCAGCCCTTACGGCAGGATCATTACCTCCCGCATACTCTGCGACAACATAACCG TACGACAATTTGTGACTGGCGGCGGAGACAATTTGCCGG GTCTGTCGAAGGGAGTCGGCTTCATCAGGTTCGACCAGCGCGTCGAGGCCGAGCGAGCGATCCAGGAGTTGAACGGCACGATTCCCAAGGGCTCGACCGAGCCCATCACCGTCAAGTTTGCCAACAACCcgagcaacaacaacaaggCGATACCGCCCCTGGCAGCGTACCTCACGCCCCAAGCGACTCGGCGCTTCGGCGGCCCGATCCACCATCCGACCGGCCGCTTCAGGTACATTCCACTGTCGCCACTATCCAG CACTGGCAAGGCAATGCTTGCCATTAACAAAGGCTTACAGAG GTACAGCCCTCTGGCGGGAGACCTGCTGGCAAATTCGATGCTGCCCGGGAACGCGATGAACGGCTCCGGCTGGTGCATCTTCGTGTACAACCTGGCCCCGGAGACCGAGGAGAACGTGCTCTGGCAGCTGTTCGGCCCGTTCGGCGCCGTGCAGTCGGTCAAGGTGATCCGCGACCTGCAGACCAACAAGTGCAAGGGCTTCGGCTTCGTCACGATGACCAACTACGAGGAGGCGGTCGTGGCCATCCAGAGCCTGAACGGCTACACCCTCGGCAACCGCGTGCTCCAGGTCAGCTTCAAGACGAACAAGAGCAAGGCCGCGTAG
- the LOC100119488 gene encoding ELAV-like protein 3 isoform X24 has protein sequence MIASRGESEISTSRRNCAMMANGMDTVVQQNGGSNLGQSSQEESKTNLIVNYLPQTMTQEEIRSLFSSIGEVESCKLIRDKLTGQSLGYGFVNYHRPEDAEKAINTLNGLRLQNKTIKVSYARPSSEAIKGANLYVSGLPKNMTQQDLENLFSPYGRIITSRILCDNITGLSKGVGFIRFDQRVEAERAIQELNGTIPKGSTEPITVKFANNPSNNNKAIPPLAAYLTPQATRRFGGPIHHPTGRFSTGKAMLAINKGLQRYSPLAGDLLANSMLPGNAMNGSGWCIFVYNLAPETEENVLWQLFGPFGAVQSVKVIRDLQTNKCKGFGFVTMTNYEEAVVAIQSLNGYTLGNRVLQVSFKTNKSKAA, from the exons ATTTC AACTTCGCGGCGTAATTGTGCAATGATGGCGAACGGTATGGATACAGTAGTCCAGCAAAACGGCGGCTCGAACCTGGGCCAGAGCTCGCAGGAGGAGTCCAAGACGAACCTGATCGTCAACTACCTGCCGCAGACGATGACGCAGGAGGAGATCAGGTCGCTATTCTCCAGCATCGGCGAGGTCGAGAGCTGCAAGCTCATACGCGACAAGCTCACTG GTCAGAGCTTGGGCTATGGCTTCGTCAACTATCATCGGCCCGAAGATGCCGAGAAGGCCATCAATACCCTTAATGGTCTTCGcttgcaaaataaaactatcAAG GTATCGTACGCGAGACCGAGCAGCGAAGCGATAAAGGGCGCAAACCTCTACGTTAGCGGTTTACCCAAGAACATGACGCAGCAGGATCTTGAGAACCTCTTCAGCCCTTACGGCAGGATCATTACCTCCCGCATACTCTGCGACAACATAACCG GTCTGTCGAAGGGAGTCGGCTTCATCAGGTTCGACCAGCGCGTCGAGGCCGAGCGAGCGATCCAGGAGTTGAACGGCACGATTCCCAAGGGCTCGACCGAGCCCATCACCGTCAAGTTTGCCAACAACCcgagcaacaacaacaaggCGATACCGCCCCTGGCAGCGTACCTCACGCCCCAAGCGACTCGGCGCTTCGGCGGCCCGATCCACCATCCGACCGGCCGCTTCAG CACTGGCAAGGCAATGCTTGCCATTAACAAAGGCTTACAGAG GTACAGCCCTCTGGCGGGAGACCTGCTGGCAAATTCGATGCTGCCCGGGAACGCGATGAACGGCTCCGGCTGGTGCATCTTCGTGTACAACCTGGCCCCGGAGACCGAGGAGAACGTGCTCTGGCAGCTGTTCGGCCCGTTCGGCGCCGTGCAGTCGGTCAAGGTGATCCGCGACCTGCAGACCAACAAGTGCAAGGGCTTCGGCTTCGTCACGATGACCAACTACGAGGAGGCGGTCGTGGCCATCCAGAGCCTGAACGGCTACACCCTCGGCAACCGCGTGCTCCAGGTCAGCTTCAAGACGAACAAGAGCAAGGCCGCGTAG
- the LOC100119488 gene encoding ELAV-like protein 3 isoform X10 — MIASRGESEISTSRRNCAMMANGMDTVVQQNGGSNLGQSSQEESKTNLIVNYLPQTMTQEEIRSLFSSIGEVESCKLIRDKLTGLNSQSLGYGFVNYHRPEDAEKAINTLNGLRLQNKTIKVSYARPSSEAIKGANLYVSGLPKNMTQQDLENLFSPYGRIITSRILCDNITVRQFVTGGGDNLPGLSKGVGFIRFDQRVEAERAIQELNGTIPKGSTEPITVKFANNPSNNNKAIPPLAAYLTPQATRRFGGPIHHPTGRFSTGKAMLAINKGLQSPLAGDLLANSMLPGNAMNGSGWCIFVYNLAPETEENVLWQLFGPFGAVQSVKVIRDLQTNKCKGFGFVTMTNYEEAVVAIQSLNGYTLGNRVLQVSFKTNKSKAA, encoded by the exons ATTTC AACTTCGCGGCGTAATTGTGCAATGATGGCGAACGGTATGGATACAGTAGTCCAGCAAAACGGCGGCTCGAACCTGGGCCAGAGCTCGCAGGAGGAGTCCAAGACGAACCTGATCGTCAACTACCTGCCGCAGACGATGACGCAGGAGGAGATCAGGTCGCTATTCTCCAGCATCGGCGAGGTCGAGAGCTGCAAGCTCATACGCGACAAGCTCACTG GTCTGAACA GTCAGAGCTTGGGCTATGGCTTCGTCAACTATCATCGGCCCGAAGATGCCGAGAAGGCCATCAATACCCTTAATGGTCTTCGcttgcaaaataaaactatcAAG GTATCGTACGCGAGACCGAGCAGCGAAGCGATAAAGGGCGCAAACCTCTACGTTAGCGGTTTACCCAAGAACATGACGCAGCAGGATCTTGAGAACCTCTTCAGCCCTTACGGCAGGATCATTACCTCCCGCATACTCTGCGACAACATAACCG TACGACAATTTGTGACTGGCGGCGGAGACAATTTGCCGG GTCTGTCGAAGGGAGTCGGCTTCATCAGGTTCGACCAGCGCGTCGAGGCCGAGCGAGCGATCCAGGAGTTGAACGGCACGATTCCCAAGGGCTCGACCGAGCCCATCACCGTCAAGTTTGCCAACAACCcgagcaacaacaacaaggCGATACCGCCCCTGGCAGCGTACCTCACGCCCCAAGCGACTCGGCGCTTCGGCGGCCCGATCCACCATCCGACCGGCCGCTTCAG CACTGGCAAGGCAATGCTTGCCATTAACAAAGGCTTACAGAG CCCTCTGGCGGGAGACCTGCTGGCAAATTCGATGCTGCCCGGGAACGCGATGAACGGCTCCGGCTGGTGCATCTTCGTGTACAACCTGGCCCCGGAGACCGAGGAGAACGTGCTCTGGCAGCTGTTCGGCCCGTTCGGCGCCGTGCAGTCGGTCAAGGTGATCCGCGACCTGCAGACCAACAAGTGCAAGGGCTTCGGCTTCGTCACGATGACCAACTACGAGGAGGCGGTCGTGGCCATCCAGAGCCTGAACGGCTACACCCTCGGCAACCGCGTGCTCCAGGTCAGCTTCAAGACGAACAAGAGCAAGGCCGCGTAG
- the LOC100119488 gene encoding ELAV-like protein 1 isoform X23 — translation MIASRGESEISTSRRNCAMMANGMDTVVQQNGGSNLGQSSQEESKTNLIVNYLPQTMTQEEIRSLFSSIGEVESCKLIRDKLTGLNSQSLGYGFVNYHRPEDAEKAINTLNGLRLQNKTIKVSYARPSSEAIKGANLYVSGLPKNMTQQDLENLFSPYGRIITSRILCDNITVRQFVTGGGDNLPGLSKGVGFIRFDQRVEAERAIQELNGTIPKGSTEPITVKFANNPSNNNKAIPPLAAYLTPQATRRFGGPIHHPTGRFSPLAGDLLANSMLPGNAMNGSGWCIFVYNLAPETEENVLWQLFGPFGAVQSVKVIRDLQTNKCKGFGFVTMTNYEEAVVAIQSLNGYTLGNRVLQVSFKTNKSKAA, via the exons ATTTC AACTTCGCGGCGTAATTGTGCAATGATGGCGAACGGTATGGATACAGTAGTCCAGCAAAACGGCGGCTCGAACCTGGGCCAGAGCTCGCAGGAGGAGTCCAAGACGAACCTGATCGTCAACTACCTGCCGCAGACGATGACGCAGGAGGAGATCAGGTCGCTATTCTCCAGCATCGGCGAGGTCGAGAGCTGCAAGCTCATACGCGACAAGCTCACTG GTCTGAACA GTCAGAGCTTGGGCTATGGCTTCGTCAACTATCATCGGCCCGAAGATGCCGAGAAGGCCATCAATACCCTTAATGGTCTTCGcttgcaaaataaaactatcAAG GTATCGTACGCGAGACCGAGCAGCGAAGCGATAAAGGGCGCAAACCTCTACGTTAGCGGTTTACCCAAGAACATGACGCAGCAGGATCTTGAGAACCTCTTCAGCCCTTACGGCAGGATCATTACCTCCCGCATACTCTGCGACAACATAACCG TACGACAATTTGTGACTGGCGGCGGAGACAATTTGCCGG GTCTGTCGAAGGGAGTCGGCTTCATCAGGTTCGACCAGCGCGTCGAGGCCGAGCGAGCGATCCAGGAGTTGAACGGCACGATTCCCAAGGGCTCGACCGAGCCCATCACCGTCAAGTTTGCCAACAACCcgagcaacaacaacaaggCGATACCGCCCCTGGCAGCGTACCTCACGCCCCAAGCGACTCGGCGCTTCGGCGGCCCGATCCACCATCCGACCGGCCGCTTCAG CCCTCTGGCGGGAGACCTGCTGGCAAATTCGATGCTGCCCGGGAACGCGATGAACGGCTCCGGCTGGTGCATCTTCGTGTACAACCTGGCCCCGGAGACCGAGGAGAACGTGCTCTGGCAGCTGTTCGGCCCGTTCGGCGCCGTGCAGTCGGTCAAGGTGATCCGCGACCTGCAGACCAACAAGTGCAAGGGCTTCGGCTTCGTCACGATGACCAACTACGAGGAGGCGGTCGTGGCCATCCAGAGCCTGAACGGCTACACCCTCGGCAACCGCGTGCTCCAGGTCAGCTTCAAGACGAACAAGAGCAAGGCCGCGTAG